In one Zobellia galactanivorans genomic region, the following are encoded:
- a CDS encoding sensor histidine kinase has protein sequence MQQDTDLEKRLKTKVRLVLKINYYSSVLSLIFAALCYFLLHITEVIPYAFLIFGILNLFNTLLYKYHKNLALTYNIVSMMTLAGASVVTLYSGGINSPFIFVLALIVVAGYVTTKAYGSLYLNLNLLIIILIYTQNVADFNFVENVVPKESENLFAFLSVLFSIYLLGGVFGKNLLHAHHNLYKTKNELEEKIREKETLIKEVHHRVKNNLQTVSSLLSLQSRGITDKDVKGLLKSSQNRVITMAMVHEMLYMREDLSKIEYKSYVQELVEYLIRSIKGTSSNITLNIDIPNIKLNIDTAIPLGLLINETVTNALKYGIVDDNKGEINIKLRKEKEDYLILQMGDNGKGFPEETNHKNSNSLGLKLIHNLTRQLQGSLMRDLSRQGTHYTIKFKEIRDQMSNVT, from the coding sequence ATGCAGCAGGATACCGACCTAGAAAAACGCTTGAAAACCAAAGTTAGACTAGTTTTAAAAATCAATTACTATTCTTCCGTTCTCTCGCTTATTTTTGCCGCGCTTTGCTATTTTCTTCTACATATTACCGAAGTTATACCTTACGCCTTTCTTATTTTCGGCATTCTAAACCTCTTCAACACCCTACTCTATAAGTACCACAAAAATCTTGCCCTCACATACAACATCGTTTCAATGATGACCTTGGCCGGGGCCAGTGTAGTAACGTTATACAGTGGGGGAATCAATAGTCCGTTTATTTTTGTGCTAGCCCTTATCGTCGTTGCCGGCTATGTCACCACCAAGGCTTATGGCTCGCTCTACCTCAATCTCAACCTCCTCATCATCATCTTGATATACACCCAAAATGTTGCCGATTTCAATTTTGTGGAGAATGTGGTACCCAAAGAATCCGAAAATCTTTTTGCCTTTCTCAGTGTATTGTTTTCAATATACCTTTTAGGGGGAGTTTTCGGAAAGAACCTCCTGCACGCCCACCATAACCTATATAAGACCAAGAATGAGCTAGAAGAAAAGATTCGCGAAAAGGAAACCCTTATCAAGGAAGTGCACCACCGGGTAAAAAACAACCTACAGACCGTTTCAAGTTTGCTCAGCCTTCAATCTAGAGGCATAACCGATAAAGATGTAAAGGGCCTATTGAAAAGCAGCCAGAACCGGGTAATTACCATGGCCATGGTTCATGAAATGCTCTATATGAGGGAAGACCTCTCTAAAATAGAATACAAATCATATGTACAGGAGTTAGTGGAATACCTCATTCGGTCGATTAAAGGAACCAGCTCCAATATTACCTTGAACATCGATATACCCAATATCAAATTAAATATAGATACGGCCATACCCTTAGGGCTTCTGATTAACGAAACCGTGACCAATGCCCTTAAATATGGTATAGTCGACGATAATAAAGGCGAAATAAACATTAAGTTAAGAAAAGAAAAAGAAGATTACCTGATTCTTCAAATGGGCGATAACGGAAAGGGATTCCCTGAAGAAACCAACCACAAAAACTCCAACTCACTTGGTCTAAAACTAATACACAACCTAACCCGTCAATTACAAGGTTCGCTTATGCGCGACTTAAGTCGACAAGGCACCCATTATACGATTAAATTCAAGGAAATCAGAGATCAGATGTCTAATGTGACCTAA
- a CDS encoding Gfo/Idh/MocA family oxidoreductase, which yields MKNSRRKFLSSVSMLAATTALPLEAFAFNASKKLSVVLVGTGIRGITFWGKRLIDQYSDIIEFVGLSDINPSRLAYAKTYIGTSCPTFSDFEEMVKTTRPDLVIVTTKDSTHHQFIIKGLEMGCDVLTEKPLTTDETKCQSILEAERKSKKNLIVGFNYRWSPYATKIKELLMNKTIGNLVSVDFNWYLNTYHGASYFRRWHGNMNSSGSLWVHKATHHFDLLNWWINSEPEEVFAYGDLEFYGKNGPFRGDNCRSCQHSSNCDFHWDINQDKFMKALYVDHEHEDGYIRDNCLFREDIDIYDKMSAQVKYTDNTTLNYSLTTYSPFEGWRVAFNGTKGRIEASQDIPYLKESTISEAEKHQKEMTQTDQEDLSFESIIVHPLWQPHQTLAVPMEKNGHGGGDKRLQDKIFRTSDIDDPYGRTAGIRDGAMSILIGIAARRSIENKKTIQISELTDLKPRKQRS from the coding sequence ATGAAAAACTCTCGCCGAAAGTTTCTGTCATCAGTCAGCATGCTCGCCGCCACTACGGCATTACCCCTAGAGGCATTCGCTTTTAATGCCTCTAAAAAACTCTCCGTTGTCTTGGTAGGAACCGGCATACGGGGTATTACTTTTTGGGGAAAAAGATTGATCGACCAATATTCAGACATCATCGAATTTGTAGGCCTATCCGACATTAACCCCAGTAGATTGGCCTACGCAAAAACGTATATAGGAACATCATGTCCTACTTTTAGCGATTTTGAGGAGATGGTCAAAACTACCCGGCCCGACCTTGTTATCGTCACCACCAAAGACTCTACCCACCACCAGTTTATTATCAAGGGATTGGAAATGGGGTGCGACGTGCTCACCGAAAAACCACTGACCACCGATGAAACCAAATGTCAGTCCATTTTAGAGGCAGAAAGAAAATCGAAAAAAAACCTTATTGTCGGCTTCAACTACCGATGGAGCCCCTATGCCACCAAAATAAAGGAACTCTTGATGAACAAGACCATTGGCAACTTGGTCTCCGTAGATTTCAATTGGTACCTCAACACCTACCACGGCGCCTCCTATTTTAGGCGATGGCACGGCAACATGAACAGTAGTGGCTCTTTATGGGTGCATAAGGCGACCCATCATTTTGATTTACTCAATTGGTGGATAAACTCTGAACCTGAAGAAGTATTCGCCTATGGCGATTTAGAGTTCTACGGCAAAAACGGACCGTTTAGGGGAGATAATTGCCGTAGCTGCCAACATAGTTCGAATTGCGATTTCCACTGGGACATCAACCAGGATAAATTCATGAAAGCGTTGTACGTTGACCATGAGCATGAAGACGGTTATATACGAGACAATTGTCTCTTTAGAGAAGACATAGATATCTACGATAAAATGTCGGCCCAAGTAAAATATACCGATAATACCACCTTGAACTATTCGCTTACCACCTACTCCCCTTTCGAGGGCTGGCGTGTGGCGTTCAACGGCACAAAAGGTAGGATCGAAGCTTCTCAAGATATCCCATATTTGAAAGAGAGTACCATTTCCGAAGCAGAAAAACACCAAAAAGAAATGACACAGACCGACCAAGAAGATCTTTCTTTTGAAAGCATCATCGTACACCCGCTTTGGCAACCACATCAAACCCTAGCCGTACCTATGGAAAAAAATGGTCACGGCGGTGGCGATAAACGCCTACAGGACAAAATTTTCAGAACCTCCGATATTGACGACCCCTACGGCCGTACGGCCGGCATACGTGATGGTGCCATGTCTATTCTTATCGGCATTGCGGCAAGACGCAGCATCGAAAACAAAAAAACAATTCAGATTTCAGAACTGACCGATTTAAAACCAAGAAAACAGCGATCATAA
- a CDS encoding sensor histidine kinase has protein sequence MSIKNKFQNRIDNQTKLLFNFAYASSVLSFVLAFVVIYALDITGHIPLFFFLFAILNLTNIFLFKIHGNPLIGAFTSSSLSLICVVGICIFSGAINSPFIFVLSIIILGGYISGRFFGKAYLVLVLLIIAGLYAVSEFTIVSNEVPEESKDTFSLLSLLFCIYLLIGVFGKHLLRTHSILKQSKNEIETGITEKEMLLRTVHHRVKNNLQTVSSLLSLQSKNTSNEKIKELAKSSQYRINSMAIIHEMLYMRDNISKIAFRPYVRELTEFLIKSANDKNLDIKVNIDMPDVSLGLDTTIPLGLLINEAVTNSLKYGFPENSVGEISILLKEDEKESQSYFLDIIDDGVGFPKSIDHKTTNSLGLKLMHNLGRQLRGSVSRMTTDKGTGYHIIFKDRERHFTGING, from the coding sequence ATGTCAATTAAAAACAAGTTTCAAAATAGGATCGACAATCAGACGAAGTTGCTGTTCAATTTCGCCTATGCATCATCGGTACTCTCTTTTGTCTTGGCCTTTGTGGTCATATATGCCTTGGATATAACAGGACATATCCCTTTATTTTTTTTCTTGTTCGCTATATTGAACCTGACCAATATCTTTCTCTTTAAAATTCACGGTAATCCCCTTATAGGGGCATTTACAAGTTCATCTTTATCCCTAATTTGTGTGGTCGGTATTTGTATCTTCAGCGGGGCGATCAACAGTCCGTTTATATTTGTTCTAAGTATCATTATTTTAGGAGGCTATATTTCGGGACGTTTTTTTGGCAAGGCCTACCTCGTACTGGTACTCCTTATAATTGCGGGCCTATATGCCGTGAGCGAGTTTACGATCGTCTCCAACGAAGTCCCTGAAGAATCGAAAGACACCTTTAGTCTACTCAGCCTGCTCTTTTGCATTTATCTTCTCATTGGTGTTTTTGGAAAGCATCTACTAAGAACACACTCAATCTTAAAACAATCAAAAAATGAGATAGAAACGGGTATCACAGAAAAGGAAATGCTTTTAAGAACGGTCCACCATCGTGTCAAAAACAACCTACAGACGGTGTCGAGTCTTTTAAGCCTTCAATCTAAGAACACCTCTAACGAAAAAATAAAAGAGTTGGCCAAAAGCAGCCAATACAGAATCAATTCAATGGCCATAATTCATGAAATGCTGTACATGCGAGACAACATTTCAAAAATAGCTTTCAGGCCATACGTAAGGGAACTCACAGAGTTTCTTATAAAATCGGCCAATGACAAAAACCTTGACATCAAAGTGAATATCGATATGCCCGATGTTAGTCTAGGTCTCGATACCACTATTCCCTTAGGCCTCTTGATCAACGAGGCCGTTACCAATTCCTTGAAATATGGATTTCCCGAAAACAGCGTAGGAGAAATAAGCATTCTCTTAAAAGAAGACGAAAAAGAATCCCAGAGTTACTTCCTTGACATTATCGACGACGGCGTAGGCTTTCCTAAGAGCATAGACCATAAGACCACCAACTCTCTCGGCCTGAAGCTCATGCACAACCTAGGACGCCAGCTAAGAGGCTCTGTGTCACGTATGACCACTGACAAAGGCACGGGCTACCACATCATCTTCAAGGACCGGGAGCGCCATTTTACCGGCATCAATGGTTGA
- a CDS encoding sensor histidine kinase produces the protein MRKPKKSLNRISDKTTLLLKFNYVSSFLSLAIGLICTYAFDMHGTIPYVFFFYSASNLLNVLAFNKHKNLMAMAIYTSIISFLGTVVITLYSGGINSPFIFVLGLVVLAGYISTRWFGTIYLYLIISTIVSIYLIDYADFDFIENEVPENVRDLFSLISVLFSVYLLGGVFGKNLLSTHHRLYRSKARIEKSIDEKENLLREVHHRVKNNLQTVSSLLSLQARNTPNEQIKALVRSSQNRVTSMAMIHEMLYVRDNLSKIEFGSYVNELTQYLLRTVERNDQKIKVNLNIPETLLSIDTAIPLGLLINETVTNSIKYGFKDRNEGEIKIELEKRDQDRYVLKISDDGLGYALDHDYKNYNTLGLRLVHNLARQLQGNMERIPSKKGTKYKLVFQDITDQFNP, from the coding sequence ATGCGAAAGCCAAAGAAAAGTCTGAATAGAATAAGTGACAAGACCACATTATTACTTAAATTTAATTATGTATCGTCTTTTCTTAGCTTGGCCATAGGCTTAATCTGTACCTATGCCTTTGATATGCACGGTACCATACCCTATGTTTTCTTCTTCTATTCGGCCTCGAATTTATTGAACGTACTGGCCTTCAACAAGCACAAAAACCTGATGGCCATGGCGATATATACCTCCATCATCTCTTTCTTGGGCACAGTTGTAATCACCCTGTACAGCGGGGGAATCAATAGCCCGTTTATTTTCGTATTGGGTCTTGTCGTCCTTGCAGGGTATATCTCTACACGTTGGTTCGGTACCATTTATCTGTATCTTATCATTAGTACAATTGTCTCTATCTATTTAATCGATTATGCCGATTTCGACTTTATCGAAAATGAAGTACCGGAAAACGTACGTGACCTGTTCAGCCTTATAAGCGTGTTGTTTTCCGTTTATCTTTTAGGTGGCGTATTCGGTAAAAACCTTTTAAGTACCCACCATCGCCTATATCGCTCTAAGGCACGTATTGAAAAAAGTATAGACGAGAAAGAAAACCTTTTAAGGGAAGTACATCACCGCGTAAAGAACAATCTACAAACCGTTTCCAGCTTATTGAGCTTGCAGGCCAGAAACACCCCTAACGAACAAATAAAAGCCTTGGTCAGAAGTAGCCAAAACCGGGTAACATCAATGGCCATGATCCATGAAATGCTCTACGTTAGAGACAACCTTTCAAAAATAGAATTCGGGTCTTACGTTAATGAACTGACCCAATACCTTTTAAGAACGGTTGAACGAAATGACCAAAAAATAAAAGTCAACCTCAATATTCCTGAAACTTTGTTAAGCATAGACACCGCTATTCCATTGGGACTACTGATCAATGAAACGGTCACCAATTCCATAAAGTACGGTTTCAAAGACCGAAACGAAGGCGAAATAAAAATAGAACTTGAAAAACGGGACCAAGACCGTTATGTACTGAAAATTAGCGATGATGGCTTAGGGTATGCCCTAGACCATGACTATAAAAACTACAATACACTAGGTCTAAGACTAGTACACAACTTGGCCAGGCAACTTCAGGGAAACATGGAGCGTATTCCTTCGAAAAAAGGCACGAAATACAAGTTAGTATTTCAAGATATTACGGATCAATTTAATCCGTAA
- the secA gene encoding preprotein translocase subunit SecA, whose protein sequence is MSFLNSILKVFVGDKSEKDVKELQPIVEQIKSFEKELEAVSHDELREKTRTFKQKIAEDISEFTKKISELEEEVKASSDIDKNEDIYAEIDKLKEEAYKVSEKTLDEILPVAFAVVKETAKRFANNTTLKVIASEFDRELSGSKDYVSLEGDHAIWKNSWNAAGKEVTWDMVHYDVQLIGGIALHQGKIAEMHTGEGKTLVATLPLYLNALAGHGAHLVTVNDYLAKRDSAWMAPIFEFHGLSVDCIDHHRPNSDGRRAAYNADITYGTNNEFGFDYLRDNMAHTPKDLVQRPHHYAIVDEVDSVLIDDARTPLIISGPVPEGDRHEFNELKPKVADIVSKQRQHLTGVLAEAKKLIQEGNTKDGGFLLLRVHRGLPKNKALIKFLSEEGIKQLLQKTENYYMQDNNREMPKVDEDLLFVIDEKNNQIELTEKGVDYISGEQDRDFFVMPDIGGEIAKIENQNLDIEKEAELKEELFKDFGVKSERIHTMSQLLKAYTLFEKDVEYVVMDNKVMIVDEQTGRIMDGRRYSDGLHQAIEAKENVKIEALTQTFATVTLQNYFRMYNKLAGMTGTAVTEAGEFWEIYELDVVEIPTNRPIARDDRNDLIYKTKREKYNAIIEEVTKLSQAGRPVLIGTTSVEISELLSRMLHIRKVEHNVLNAKLHKKEADVVAEAGKPGVVTIATNMAGRGTDIKLTEEVKKAGGLAIIGTERHDSRRVDRQLRGRSGRQGDPGSSQFYVSLEDNLMRLFGSDRVAKMMDKMGLEDGEVIQHSMMTKSIERAQKKVEENNFGVRKRLLEYDDVMNAQREVVYKRRRHALQGERLKVDIANMVYDTCEVIADTNKAANDYKNFEFELIKYFSITSPISEADFGKMSVQDIANKVYSEAYRYYQDKMERNAATAYPVIKKVYEDSANKFERIVVPFTDGIKTLNVVTNLERAYESEGKELVTDFEKNITLAIIDDSWKTHLRKMDELKQSVQLAVHEQKDPLLIYKFEAFELFKEMIDKVNKEVVSFLYKGELPSENPNQIQEERNVRRPKENLQTSKEEIPNSDELAAQNRAAGQTQGQRPQVTETIVRERPKIGRNDRVTIKNVMSGESKTVKYKQAEPLIEKGDWVLTEE, encoded by the coding sequence ATGAGTTTTTTAAATTCTATATTAAAAGTATTTGTAGGTGATAAATCGGAAAAAGACGTAAAGGAGCTACAGCCTATAGTAGAACAGATCAAGTCTTTTGAAAAGGAGTTGGAAGCAGTAAGCCACGACGAGTTGCGCGAGAAGACCCGAACCTTTAAACAGAAAATTGCCGAAGACATCAGTGAGTTCACCAAAAAAATTAGCGAACTCGAAGAAGAGGTCAAAGCTTCCTCAGACATTGACAAGAACGAAGATATATATGCCGAAATCGACAAACTCAAGGAAGAGGCATATAAAGTAAGTGAAAAAACACTTGACGAAATCTTACCGGTTGCCTTCGCCGTTGTTAAAGAAACGGCCAAGCGCTTTGCCAACAACACAACCCTAAAGGTCATCGCTTCTGAATTTGACCGCGAACTATCGGGATCAAAAGACTATGTAAGCCTTGAAGGTGACCATGCGATCTGGAAAAACTCATGGAACGCCGCTGGTAAAGAAGTCACTTGGGACATGGTACATTACGATGTACAGTTGATCGGCGGTATTGCCCTTCACCAAGGTAAAATTGCCGAAATGCATACCGGAGAAGGTAAAACTTTGGTAGCTACCCTTCCCCTATACCTAAATGCCCTAGCAGGTCACGGAGCACATTTGGTTACCGTAAACGACTATCTAGCGAAAAGGGACAGCGCATGGATGGCTCCCATTTTTGAATTTCATGGCCTATCGGTCGACTGTATCGACCACCACCGTCCCAATTCAGACGGTAGAAGGGCCGCTTACAATGCCGATATTACCTATGGTACCAACAATGAATTCGGTTTTGACTACCTAAGGGATAATATGGCCCACACCCCTAAAGACTTGGTACAGAGACCACATCATTACGCCATAGTCGATGAGGTAGATTCGGTATTGATCGATGATGCCCGTACCCCTTTGATCATTTCAGGCCCGGTACCCGAGGGAGACCGTCACGAATTCAACGAACTCAAACCAAAGGTTGCCGATATCGTTAGCAAACAACGACAGCACCTTACAGGCGTGCTGGCCGAGGCCAAAAAGCTGATACAGGAAGGCAACACAAAAGATGGTGGCTTCTTATTGTTACGTGTTCACAGGGGATTGCCAAAAAACAAGGCCCTTATCAAGTTCTTGAGCGAAGAAGGTATAAAGCAACTCCTTCAAAAAACCGAGAACTACTATATGCAAGACAACAATAGGGAAATGCCTAAAGTGGACGAAGACCTATTGTTCGTTATTGATGAAAAGAACAATCAAATAGAACTTACCGAAAAAGGGGTTGACTATATCTCAGGGGAGCAAGACCGAGATTTCTTCGTCATGCCCGATATCGGAGGGGAAATAGCGAAAATTGAAAATCAAAACCTCGATATTGAAAAAGAAGCCGAACTTAAGGAAGAGCTCTTTAAAGACTTTGGGGTAAAGAGCGAGCGGATCCACACCATGAGCCAACTCTTAAAGGCCTATACCCTTTTTGAAAAAGATGTAGAATATGTAGTGATGGACAACAAGGTGATGATCGTTGACGAGCAGACCGGTCGTATTATGGACGGTCGTCGTTATTCCGATGGACTTCACCAAGCCATAGAAGCAAAGGAAAACGTAAAGATCGAAGCCCTTACACAGACCTTCGCCACGGTTACCCTGCAGAACTATTTTAGAATGTACAACAAACTCGCAGGTATGACCGGTACGGCCGTTACCGAAGCGGGTGAATTCTGGGAAATCTACGAGTTGGATGTTGTGGAAATACCTACCAACAGACCAATTGCCCGTGATGACAGAAACGATTTGATCTATAAGACCAAACGTGAAAAATACAACGCTATAATCGAAGAGGTCACCAAGCTTTCACAAGCCGGTAGACCTGTATTGATCGGTACGACTTCAGTAGAGATTTCCGAGTTGCTATCGCGAATGCTTCATATCAGAAAGGTTGAGCACAACGTACTGAACGCCAAACTTCATAAAAAGGAAGCCGATGTGGTTGCCGAAGCAGGTAAGCCCGGAGTCGTGACCATTGCGACCAACATGGCAGGTCGTGGTACCGATATTAAGCTAACGGAAGAAGTTAAAAAAGCCGGTGGCTTGGCCATCATCGGTACGGAAAGACATGATTCAAGACGTGTTGACAGACAGTTAAGAGGTCGTTCCGGTCGACAAGGTGACCCTGGTAGTTCACAGTTCTATGTGTCTTTGGAAGATAACCTGATGCGTCTTTTCGGTTCGGACCGTGTAGCCAAAATGATGGATAAAATGGGCTTGGAAGACGGTGAGGTCATTCAACATTCCATGATGACCAAATCGATTGAACGCGCACAAAAGAAAGTCGAAGAAAACAACTTCGGTGTTCGTAAACGTCTTTTGGAATACGATGATGTAATGAACGCCCAGCGTGAAGTGGTCTACAAAAGAAGGCGTCACGCATTGCAAGGCGAGCGCTTAAAGGTCGATATTGCCAATATGGTCTACGATACCTGTGAGGTAATTGCCGACACGAACAAGGCGGCAAACGATTATAAGAACTTCGAGTTTGAACTGATCAAATATTTCTCGATAACCTCTCCGATTTCCGAAGCAGATTTCGGTAAGATGAGCGTACAAGATATCGCCAACAAAGTCTATTCGGAAGCCTATAGATATTACCAGGACAAGATGGAACGCAATGCGGCCACGGCTTACCCTGTGATAAAGAAAGTATACGAAGACAGTGCCAATAAGTTCGAACGTATTGTAGTGCCATTTACTGACGGTATTAAAACACTCAACGTGGTTACCAACCTCGAACGCGCATACGAAAGTGAAGGAAAGGAACTGGTCACCGATTTTGAAAAGAACATCACCTTGGCCATTATCGATGATTCTTGGAAAACGCATTTGCGTAAGATGGACGAGTTGAAACAGTCGGTACAATTGGCCGTTCACGAACAGAAAGACCCCTTGTTGATCTATAAATTCGAAGCCTTTGAACTCTTCAAGGAAATGATAGACAAAGTCAACAAAGAAGTAGTTTCTTTCTTGTACAAGGGTGAACTTCCCAGTGAAAACCCCAACCAGATCCAAGAAGAGCGAAATGTTCGCAGGCCTAAGGAAAACCTTCAGACCAGTAAGGAAGAAATTCCGAACAGCGATGAGCTAGCGGCCCAAAACCGTGCTGCAGGACAAACCCAGGGACAGCGGCCCCAGGTTACGGAAACCATTGTACGCGAACGGCCAAAAATTGGACGTAACGACAGGGTTACCATTAAAAACGTAATGTCAGGCGAAAGCAAAACCGTCAAATACAAGCAGGCGGAACCCCTTATCGAAAAAGGCGATTGGGTACTTACGGAAGAATAA
- a CDS encoding DUF2795 domain-containing protein: protein MYWTLELASYLSDAPWPATKDELIDYSIRTGAPLEVVENLQSMEEEGGEIYESIEEIWPDYPTEEDYLWNEDEY from the coding sequence ATGTATTGGACATTAGAACTAGCATCGTACTTGAGTGATGCGCCCTGGCCGGCGACAAAAGACGAATTGATAGATTACTCTATCCGTACCGGCGCGCCGCTAGAGGTCGTAGAGAACTTGCAATCTATGGAAGAAGAGGGTGGCGAGATTTACGAATCTATCGAAGAAATCTGGCCAGACTACCCTACTGAAGAAGATTATCTCTGGAACGAAGACGAATATTAG
- a CDS encoding cob(I)yrinic acid a,c-diamide adenosyltransferase, translating to MKIYTKTGDSGTTALIGGTRVMKHHIRIESYGTVDELNSWLGLIRDQDIDSHTKEILAQIQDRLFIIGAVLATDPDKAVLKNGKKRLNIPEIEAYDIELLEKEIDTMDADLPQMTHFILPGGHTTVSYCHIARTVCRRAERMSTLLFENEPFDEKLLSFLNRLSDYLFVLARKLSKALKADEVKWIPRDKTKG from the coding sequence ATGAAAATATACACCAAAACTGGCGATAGCGGCACCACGGCCCTTATTGGAGGCACACGGGTAATGAAACACCATATCCGTATAGAGAGTTATGGTACGGTAGACGAACTGAATTCTTGGCTCGGCCTGATACGCGACCAAGATATAGATTCGCATACCAAGGAGATCCTGGCCCAAATTCAAGATAGGTTGTTCATCATTGGGGCCGTCTTGGCGACCGACCCCGACAAGGCCGTCCTAAAAAACGGGAAAAAAAGGCTGAATATCCCTGAAATCGAGGCATACGATATTGAACTCCTAGAAAAGGAAATCGACACAATGGATGCCGACCTGCCGCAAATGACACATTTTATACTTCCTGGCGGACACACGACCGTGTCATACTGTCATATTGCCCGAACCGTCTGTCGCAGGGCCGAGCGAATGAGCACACTTTTATTCGAAAATGAGCCTTTTGACGAAAAATTATTGTCATTTTTAAATCGACTTTCCGACTACCTATTCGTACTGGCACGAAAATTGTCAAAAGCCTTAAAAGCTGACGAAGTAAAATGGATTCCTAGGGATAAAACGAAAGGCTAA